AATTAGCGAGGCAGCGCAGGTAGTTAGCCGGCAAGGTCACGCAGGGCCAAAAAAGAAAGGCCGCCCCGAAGGACGGCCTTTCCAAGTTCGTATCCTGAGAAGCGTGGACTAGAAGTCCATGCCGCCCATGCCGCCGCCGCCACCGGGCATCGGCATCGGGCTGTCCTTCTTCGGGTGCTCGGCGATCATCGCCTCGGTCGTGACGAGCAGGCCCGCCACCGAAGCGGCGTGCTGGAGCGCCGTACGGATGACCTTGGTCGGGTCGATGATGCCGGCCGCGACCATGTCCTTGTACTCCTCCGCCTGCGCGTCGAAGCCGAAGTTCTCCGACTTGCTCTCGAGCAGCTTGCCGACGACGATCGAACCCTCGACGCCCGCGTTCTCGACGATCTGACGGATCGGCGCCTCGAGCGCACGCAGCACGATGTTGATGCCGGCCTGCGTGTCGGGGTTGTCCGACTTCAGCTTCTCGACGGCCCGCTTGGAACGCAGCAGAGCGACGCCGCCGCCCGGGACGATTCCTTCCTCGACCGCGGCGCGGGTGGCGTTGAGCGCGTCATCGACGCGATCCTTCTTTTCCTTCACCTCGATCTCGGTCGCACCGCCGACGCGGATGACCGCGACGCCGCCGGCGAGCTTCGCCAGCCGCTCCTGCAGCTTCTCCTTGTCGTAGTCCGAGGTGGTCTCCTCGATCTGCGCCTTGATCTGGTTGATGCGGCCTTCGATTTCCTTCTTCTTGCCGGCACCGTCGACGATCGTGGTGTTCTCCTTCGAGATGGTCACCTTCTTGGCGCGACCGAGCATCGCGAGCGTGACGCTCTCGAGCTTGATGCCGAGCTCTTCCGAGATGACCTGACCCTGGGTCAGAACCGCGATGTCTTCCAGCATCGCCTTGCGGCGATCGCCGAAGCCCGGCGCCTTGACGGCCGCGACCTTGAGGCCGCCGCGGAGCTTGTTGACGACGAGCGTGGCGAGAGCCTCGCCCTCGACGTCTTCCGCGATAATCAGCAGCGGCTTGCCGCTCTGAACCACCGCCTCGAGGACGGGGAGCATCGCCTGCAGGTTCGACAGCTTCTTCTCGTGGAGCAGGATGAACGGATCTTCGAGTTCCGTGACCATCTTCTCGGCGTTGGTGATGAAGTACGGCGACAGGTAGCCGCGGTCGAACTGCATACCCTCGACGACTTCCAGCTCGGTCTCCAGAGCCTTCGCCTCTTCGACGGTGATGACGCCTTCGTTGCCGACCTTCTGCATCGCGCTGGCGATCATGTCGCCGATTTCAGTGGCGCCGTTCGCCGAGATCGTGCCGACCTGCGCGATTTCCTGCGAGGTCTTGATCTTCTTCGAACGCTTCTGCAGGTCGTTGACGGCCTCGATCACGGCGAGGTCGATGCCGCGCTTGAGGTCCATCGGGTTCATGCCGGCGGCGACCGACTTGGCGCCTTCGCGCACGATCGCCTGGGCAAGCACGGTGGCGGTGGTGGTGCCGTCACCCGAGATGTCGTTGGTCTTCGAGGCCACTTCGCGCACCATCTGGGCGCCCATGTTCTCGAACTTATCCTCGAGCTCGATCTCCTTGGCGACGGTGACGCCGTCCTTGGTGATGCGCGGAGCGCCGAACGACTTGTCGAGGACGACGTTGCGGCCCTTGGGGCCGAGCGTCACCTTGACAGCGTTGGCGAGGATGTCGACGCCGCGCAGCATCTTGTCGCGCGCGTCAGTGGAAAATCTTACGTCTTTGGCAGCCATGTGAATTCAGTCCTTATCTTGGATTGGGGGCAGGAGGTGGAGGCTTAGGCGGCCTTACGACCGGCGGCCTTGCCACCCTCGACGATGCCCATGACGTCGGATTCCTTCATGATCAGGAGATCCTCGCCGTCGATCTTCACTTCCGTGCCCGACCACTTGCCGAACAGGATGCGGTCGCCGGCCTTGACGTCGAGCGGGATGAGCTTGCCCGATTCATCGCGGGCGCCCGGGCCGACGGCGATGATTTCGCCTTCCTGCGGCTTCTCCTTGGCGGTGTCCGGAATGATGATCCCACCGGCGGTCTTGGCTTCAGACTCGACCCGGCGAACGACCACGCGGTCGTGGAGTGGGCGGAATTTCATGGGTTCTGGTTTCCTCTTGAGACTGCCGGCCCGACCTCGAGCCGGCGGAATGTCGCTGATGCCCCTGTTAGCACTCGCTATTAACGAGTGCCAAAGGCGTGGCTGCATTTAGGAATGAACGCCGGGCGAGTCAAGCGCGCCCGTAGCCGGACGGCCATTTTGCCTGCCGGGCAGTGTTACCGGCGCGCTCCCACAACCCCGCGGCTTTTACCCTCGCGAATTAACGCGACGTAAACAGGCCCGGCCCTAGGATTTCGGCCAATTCGCGAGCCGGGGCGGCACGCTTAAAGGCCGATGCCATGATGTGGATCCAGTTTCTGCGCGACCGGCGCGCCTCCGTCGCGCCAATCTTTGCGGTCGCGCTGCTGCCGATGCTGGTCGCGACCGGCGCCGCGATCGACTTTTCGCGCGCCTTCCGCCAGCGCACCGTCGTGCAGGACTCGCTTGATGCCGCCGCGCTCGCCGCCGGCAAGCAACTCGGCATTATCAAGGACGACGACGTCAAGCAATTGGCTCAGGATTTCTACGGCGCCAACGTCGGCAA
The sequence above is drawn from the Bauldia sp. genome and encodes:
- the groL gene encoding chaperonin GroEL (60 kDa chaperone family; promotes refolding of misfolded polypeptides especially under stressful conditions; forms two stacked rings of heptamers to form a barrel-shaped 14mer; ends can be capped by GroES; misfolded proteins enter the barrel where they are refolded when GroES binds) is translated as MAAKDVRFSTDARDKMLRGVDILANAVKVTLGPKGRNVVLDKSFGAPRITKDGVTVAKEIELEDKFENMGAQMVREVASKTNDISGDGTTTATVLAQAIVREGAKSVAAGMNPMDLKRGIDLAVIEAVNDLQKRSKKIKTSQEIAQVGTISANGATEIGDMIASAMQKVGNEGVITVEEAKALETELEVVEGMQFDRGYLSPYFITNAEKMVTELEDPFILLHEKKLSNLQAMLPVLEAVVQSGKPLLIIAEDVEGEALATLVVNKLRGGLKVAAVKAPGFGDRRKAMLEDIAVLTQGQVISEELGIKLESVTLAMLGRAKKVTISKENTTIVDGAGKKKEIEGRINQIKAQIEETTSDYDKEKLQERLAKLAGGVAVIRVGGATEIEVKEKKDRVDDALNATRAAVEEGIVPGGGVALLRSKRAVEKLKSDNPDTQAGINIVLRALEAPIRQIVENAGVEGSIVVGKLLESKSENFGFDAQAEEYKDMVAAGIIDPTKVIRTALQHAASVAGLLVTTEAMIAEHPKKDSPMPMPGGGGGMGGMDF
- the groES gene encoding co-chaperone GroES, whose translation is MKFRPLHDRVVVRRVESEAKTAGGIIIPDTAKEKPQEGEIIAVGPGARDESGKLIPLDVKAGDRILFGKWSGTEVKIDGEDLLIMKESDVMGIVEGGKAAGRKAA